Proteins from a single region of Weeksella virosa DSM 16922:
- a CDS encoding glycerophosphodiester phosphodiesterase family protein has product MKLILRYTLFSALFLFLQCKPSITIENIIPNSTEDFSYANKTKTLVSAHRGGSGLENYPENCIETMEFLYQKGINIFEIDISSTQDKQLILMHDNSLQRTTTARQDVNQVSLSTIKKYFLMDDFGNQTDYQVPTFEEALQWGKDKMLYFMVDIKKTVDYQQLIDVIRKNKMEQQCILVSYSVGQAEKLHRLAPEMMLSVNMRNERELNDLLESDIPSNRMIAFTGTRLSDKSLYQKIHQEDIMVILGTLGNLDKQAEKRGNSRYQEYEKMGVDIFATDRPLAVLETINK; this is encoded by the coding sequence ATGAAATTGATTTTACGATATACATTGTTTTCTGCATTGTTTCTTTTTCTACAATGTAAACCCTCTATTACTATAGAAAATATCATACCAAATTCTACCGAAGATTTTTCTTATGCCAACAAAACCAAAACCTTAGTTAGTGCACACCGAGGCGGGAGTGGCCTAGAAAATTATCCAGAAAACTGTATAGAAACCATGGAATTTTTATACCAAAAAGGGATTAACATTTTCGAGATTGATATTTCTAGTACTCAAGATAAACAATTAATTTTGATGCACGATAACTCTTTGCAGCGCACTACTACGGCGAGGCAAGATGTAAATCAGGTAAGTTTGTCTACGATAAAAAAATATTTTTTGATGGATGATTTCGGAAACCAAACCGACTATCAAGTTCCGACCTTCGAGGAGGCTTTGCAATGGGGAAAAGATAAAATGCTCTATTTTATGGTAGATATTAAAAAGACCGTCGATTACCAACAGTTGATAGATGTGATTCGCAAAAATAAAATGGAACAACAATGTATTTTGGTGAGTTATTCGGTCGGACAGGCAGAGAAACTTCATCGGTTAGCCCCCGAAATGATGTTGTCTGTAAATATGCGAAATGAGCGAGAATTGAATGATTTATTAGAGTCTGATATACCGAGTAATCGAATGATTGCCTTTACCGGAACTCGCTTGTCTGACAAATCATTGTACCAAAAAATTCATCAGGAGGATATCATGGTCATTTTAGGTACTTTGGGTAACTTGGATAAACAAGCCGAAAAAAGAGGCAATAGCCGTTACCAAGAATATGAGAAAATGGGGGTAGATATTTTTGCAACGGATCGTCCTTTGGCTGTTTTAGAAACGATAAATAAATGA